One Salvelinus namaycush isolate Seneca chromosome 4, SaNama_1.0, whole genome shotgun sequence genomic window carries:
- the marveld1 gene encoding MARVEL domain-containing protein 1, with the protein MPPQPEVNKHFWDFLKSFLGIIRILQILFGAGLWVTIAANKYEGAIHFVLFVAVLFWLLTLTAFFITLLDKQDLVPVLGGDRWLLSNLVHDIAAAVLYLPAIGVMIYKTSRYEYCNLEQYKHHCLYKVYLAAAVFACLGAVVYLVSSVYVGCRKCRGEQTVV; encoded by the coding sequence ATGCCCCCCCAGCCGGAGGTGAACAAACATTTCTGGGACTTCCTAAAGAGTTTTCTCGGCATCATCCGAATCCTCCAAATCCTTTTCGGAGCAGGACTATGGGTCACAATCGCCGCCAACAAATACGAAGGCGCCATCCACTTCGTCCTGTTCGTGGCCGTGCTCTTCTGGCTTCTCACCCTCACCGCGTTTTTTATCACTCTCCTGGACAAGCAGGACCTTGTCCCCGTCTTGGGAGGGGACCGGTGGTTGCTTAGCAACCTGGTTCATGACATCGCTGCTGCGGTGTTGTATCTACCGGCGATCGGCGTCATGATCTACAAGACAAGTCGGTACGAGTACTGCAACCTGGAGCAATATAAACACCACTGCCTGTATAAAGTCTATCTGGCTGCTGCCGTGTTCGCATGTCTGGGCGCTGTTGTGTATCTTGTCTCGTCAGTGTATGTTGGCTGTAGGAAGTGCCGGGGTGAGCAGACGGTGGtttga